In Coriobacteriia bacterium, the following are encoded in one genomic region:
- a CDS encoding ATP:cob(I)alamin adenosyltransferase, whose amino-acid sequence MAIYTRKGDTGSTSHVQHGRLSKGSIEIEVSGKFDSAITMMGFAGEALKDQARQDTRHMSDYEVLLESLVYAQRKLFTAAVCTFSETGCNNPLAQKDVDDLESRIDFYSEKLPALTGFVLPGGCEANARLNLARTSVRDLERSMVKAKDGYNLEDTNDSVLRYLNRLSDALYTYARYALLLDGHDEINWGA is encoded by the coding sequence ATGGCGATATATACGCGGAAAGGCGATACCGGCTCGACATCGCACGTTCAGCACGGACGCTTGTCAAAAGGCTCGATTGAAATCGAAGTGAGCGGGAAGTTCGACTCCGCGATAACGATGATGGGCTTTGCGGGGGAAGCCCTCAAAGACCAAGCCCGACAAGACACGAGACATATGTCGGATTATGAAGTCCTCCTCGAAAGCCTCGTCTACGCCCAACGAAAACTCTTCACCGCGGCCGTCTGCACTTTCAGCGAAACAGGTTGTAACAACCCTCTGGCGCAAAAAGATGTCGACGATCTCGAATCGCGCATTGATTTCTACAGTGAGAAACTTCCGGCGCTCACCGGCTTCGTGCTGCCGGGGGGCTGCGAGGCGAACGCCCGTCTCAACCTCGCGCGAACCAGCGTACGCGATCTCGAGCGCAGTATGGTCAAGGCGAAGGACGGGTACAATCTCGAAGATACCAATGATAGTGTGCTTCGCTATCTCAACCGCCTGTCGGACGCACTCTATACCTATGCACGCTATGCTCTCTTGCTCGACGGGCACGACGAAATAAACTGGGGTGCCTGA
- the larE gene encoding ATP-dependent sacrificial sulfur transferase LarE, producing the protein MHNDLIAFFKNYPSATIGYSGGVDSTLVAYCAKVALGDNARIVMFDTPLIAADELNCAIATAASLHFNLQVIEANPLVLDEVATNQKSRCYVCKTLIFSTLKEVYRGNPVFDGTNYDDTFTDRPGLKALKELGIISPLAQLHFTKHEVRDASRRIGLRTADKPSAPCLATRFECGHLLKTEELERVQKAESVLCDLGYTNLRIRDHGTHASIEVDPGQVEKLRENEASISKLLFPFYETIEIKKDGYRAGSA; encoded by the coding sequence ATGCATAACGACTTGATCGCATTCTTCAAAAATTATCCTTCGGCCACCATCGGCTATTCGGGAGGCGTCGACTCGACGCTCGTAGCCTATTGCGCAAAAGTCGCACTCGGCGACAACGCGCGGATCGTGATGTTTGACACACCTCTCATCGCCGCCGACGAGCTGAACTGCGCCATTGCAACGGCAGCGTCTCTTCATTTCAACCTACAGGTGATTGAAGCGAATCCGCTCGTACTCGATGAAGTCGCCACCAATCAAAAGAGCCGCTGTTATGTGTGCAAAACATTGATTTTCTCAACGTTGAAAGAAGTGTATAGAGGAAATCCTGTCTTCGACGGCACGAACTACGATGACACATTCACCGATCGCCCGGGGCTGAAAGCTTTAAAGGAGCTAGGCATAATCAGCCCGCTCGCGCAATTACATTTCACCAAACATGAGGTTCGAGACGCTTCGCGTCGTATCGGATTGCGCACCGCCGATAAGCCCTCGGCTCCCTGCTTGGCCACCCGCTTCGAGTGTGGTCACCTTTTGAAAACCGAAGAACTCGAGCGCGTTCAAAAAGCCGAAAGCGTGCTTTGCGATTTGGGATACACGAATCTGCGCATCAGAGACCACGGCACACACGCATCGATTGAAGTCGACCCCGGCCAAGTTGAAAAACTCAGGGAAAACGAAGCCTCGATTTCAAAGCTCTTGTTTCCCTTCTATGAAACCATCGAAATCAAAAAAGACGGATACCGCGCCGGCTCAGCCTAA
- the mtnA gene encoding S-methyl-5-thioribose-1-phosphate isomerase, translating to MAISDMPRTIWWEDDAIQLIDQTRLPLQGDILVCNSYDGLIIAIKALAVRGAPALGVAGGLGMALWSQTEGKTFEAGEQYFARMHEVAEQIAHARPTAVNLSWGVKRIVDMIEDNKDVAPAMLHELILKEALSLVEEDEAVNRRIGANGATLFTKPTKFLTHCNAGSLATAFYGTALGVIYSAFEEGNVEHVWVDETRPVNQGGRLTAWELLMVGVPSALICDNMAASIMHNGWVDAVVVGADRICANGDTANKIGTYGVSVLAKVHNIPFYVAAPASTFDLSLSTGRQIEIEERDPREIEGFTVSGTFDPTDAKVAAAFDKLTADGACELPMTKGHHMQINRKGGGYSFDAWFKTTPTNVECYNPAFDVTPAENITAFITEQGVIFPDEEGYVRLIADVLG from the coding sequence ATGGCTATTAGTGATATGCCTCGCACCATATGGTGGGAAGACGATGCCATACAACTTATCGATCAAACGCGCTTGCCTCTCCAGGGTGATATTTTGGTATGCAATTCCTATGACGGCCTCATTATAGCGATCAAAGCGCTGGCGGTCCGCGGTGCTCCCGCTCTGGGCGTCGCGGGCGGACTCGGTATGGCGTTGTGGTCTCAGACCGAAGGCAAGACTTTTGAAGCAGGCGAGCAGTACTTCGCGAGAATGCACGAAGTCGCCGAGCAAATCGCCCATGCGCGTCCGACGGCCGTAAACCTTTCATGGGGAGTCAAACGTATCGTCGACATGATCGAAGACAACAAGGATGTCGCCCCCGCGATGCTTCACGAGCTCATTCTCAAAGAGGCACTTTCCCTGGTCGAAGAAGACGAAGCCGTCAATCGTCGAATCGGCGCGAACGGTGCAACACTTTTCACGAAACCGACGAAATTTTTGACACACTGCAACGCCGGCTCTCTTGCAACGGCGTTTTACGGAACCGCACTCGGGGTGATTTACTCCGCGTTCGAGGAGGGTAACGTCGAGCATGTGTGGGTCGATGAGACCAGGCCGGTCAATCAAGGCGGGCGTCTGACCGCATGGGAACTTTTGATGGTGGGTGTGCCTTCGGCGTTGATTTGTGACAATATGGCCGCTTCCATCATGCACAACGGATGGGTCGATGCGGTCGTCGTCGGGGCGGACCGAATCTGTGCCAACGGCGATACCGCGAACAAAATCGGCACGTACGGGGTTTCGGTACTTGCGAAAGTTCACAATATCCCGTTTTATGTTGCCGCTCCCGCATCGACGTTCGATTTGAGTTTAAGCACCGGTCGTCAGATTGAAATCGAGGAGCGCGATCCGCGTGAAATCGAAGGGTTCACGGTATCGGGGACGTTTGATCCGACCGATGCGAAAGTGGCGGCTGCATTCGATAAGCTCACTGCGGACGGCGCTTGCGAACTGCCGATGACCAAAGGCCACCATATGCAAATTAATCGCAAAGGCGGTGGATATAGTTTTGATGCGTGGTTTAAGACGACACCGACCAACGTCGAATGCTACAATCCCGCTTTCGACGTCACACCGGCGGAAAATATCACCGCGTTCATCACCGAACAAGGTGTCATCTTTCCCGACGAAGAAGGCTACGTTCGTCTGATTGCAGACGTTTTAGGCTGA
- a CDS encoding RluA family pseudouridine synthase — protein sequence MSDVGYHKHIVEQDQEGMRLDALVGSLDAVVSRSSAERLIEDGYVTVDGDVLPKKYRVVQGEVIGIDVVPPVASDVKPEFIPLDIRFEDEYMIVLSKQPDLVVHPATGNWTGTLVNGLLAHCMQLGSLQGDERPGIVHRLDKDTSGLMMAAKTDTAQVRLQEDIKIRKIDRRYLALVHGWIAPDTGLIDAPIGRNQHDRLRMGISEHPSAKQAVTTFTVLERFEAGRFDDGFTLLECHLYTGRTHQIRVHMEYIHHPIVGDQTYGARRVKASHGLDRQFLHSYSLKLQHPITGEEMAFLDPLPQDLQAVIDDIADHSCGRTAEGAVILGELERCERKEDYGY from the coding sequence ATGAGCGACGTAGGTTATCACAAACATATCGTCGAGCAGGATCAGGAGGGTATGCGTCTCGATGCCCTTGTCGGATCGCTTGACGCCGTCGTGTCTCGTTCCTCGGCCGAACGTCTCATCGAAGACGGATATGTCACGGTTGACGGCGATGTGCTACCGAAAAAATACCGAGTGGTTCAAGGAGAGGTAATCGGAATCGATGTCGTGCCTCCGGTGGCAAGCGACGTCAAACCCGAGTTCATTCCGCTCGACATCCGTTTCGAAGACGAATACATGATCGTGCTATCCAAGCAACCCGATCTCGTCGTTCATCCGGCTACAGGCAACTGGACGGGCACGTTGGTGAACGGGCTTTTGGCACATTGTATGCAGCTCGGGTCGTTGCAGGGAGATGAACGCCCCGGTATCGTGCACCGCCTCGACAAAGATACGTCCGGTTTGATGATGGCCGCAAAGACCGACACCGCGCAGGTTCGCCTGCAAGAAGATATTAAAATCAGAAAAATCGATCGACGTTATTTGGCGCTCGTACACGGCTGGATTGCTCCTGATACGGGTCTCATCGATGCGCCCATCGGGCGCAATCAACACGACCGCCTCCGCATGGGCATCTCCGAGCATCCGTCGGCCAAGCAGGCGGTGACGACATTTACGGTGCTCGAACGTTTCGAGGCCGGTCGTTTCGATGACGGATTCACGCTTCTCGAGTGCCATCTCTACACGGGACGTACGCACCAGATTCGGGTGCATATGGAATATATCCATCATCCCATCGTCGGCGATCAGACATACGGTGCTCGGCGCGTTAAAGCGAGCCACGGTCTCGATCGCCAGTTTTTGCACTCTTACTCACTGAAGCTCCAGCATCCCATTACCGGAGAAGAGATGGCGTTTCTCGATCCGTTGCCCCAAGATCTCCAAGCGGTGATAGACGATATCGCCGATCACAGTTGCGGCAGGACTGCCGAAGGTGCCGTGATCTTAGGAGAACTCGAGCGTTGCGAAAGGAAAGAAGACTATGGCTATTAG
- the lspA gene encoding signal peptidase II, with the protein MTFGVVGVFWLALDQVVKAVERHSMTVGSTIPIIKNVFHLTYIRNSGAAFSLFSGLTWLFFLAGIIAFAAMFLFWRLKKPSTVLPVVGSALMSAGALGNIIDRVVSGEVIDIFDARIINFAIFNVADIGITVGVVMLVVWLLFFEDHSGIEKGHPMKVPTR; encoded by the coding sequence TTGACGTTTGGTGTAGTCGGCGTTTTCTGGTTGGCTCTCGACCAAGTGGTCAAAGCCGTCGAACGTCACTCCATGACAGTCGGTTCCACGATTCCGATAATCAAAAATGTGTTTCATTTGACTTACATCAGAAATAGCGGAGCGGCATTCTCTCTTTTCTCGGGACTGACGTGGCTCTTCTTTCTTGCGGGAATAATCGCTTTTGCAGCCATGTTTCTCTTTTGGCGGCTCAAAAAGCCGAGCACCGTTTTGCCGGTGGTGGGAAGTGCGCTCATGTCGGCGGGGGCGTTGGGCAATATCATCGATCGCGTCGTGTCCGGTGAAGTCATCGACATTTTCGACGCACGGATAATCAACTTCGCAATCTTTAATGTGGCAGACATCGGCATCACCGTCGGCGTCGTCATGCTCGTTGTGTGGCTTCTCTTTTTCGAGGACCACTCCGGAATCGAAAAAGGCCATCCGATGAAAGTACCGACCAGATGA
- the ileS gene encoding isoleucine--tRNA ligase yields the protein MATNYKKSMNLPKTDFPMRANLSQREPAWIQMWDEKRIHEKAVARRAECPSFILHDGPPYANGHIHMGTAFNKIIKDIIVKYKTMRGFYSPYVPGWDTHGQPIEHQVEKNLGPERMAEISRAKLRMKCRDYALKFVDIQRGEFKRLGVLGDWDNPYLTLNHEYEAGNVEVFKKMYLDGSVYRGRKAVHWCTTCKTALAEAEIEYAADTSTSIYVAYELNGPTPWDAQANGVPVSILIWTTTAWTLPANGFVTLNPEAAYVAVKVESRVLVVAEELLPKLVEELGWTDYEVLSETRTGTELSELTYKHPVHESRRENRIITDQYVDMSTGTGAVHGAGGHGAEDNLLAVKYDLPIYMPVDDEGFFDEGGGPFEGNKVRRDDHLIIDWLAERGTLVGSKKITHSYPHCWRCKNPVIFRATEQWFVSMDGTGLRKAAIDNFDSFTWIPAWTRNRMGAMISDRPDWCISRQRSWGVPIPVHHCKECGEIVATAETFDAIIELFSIEGADAWYTKDPTEYLPAGTVCKHCGCSELVPESDIVDVWWESGVSHISVLEKRPELHRPAELYLEGSDQHRGWFQSSYLTSMGYDGTAPFKNLLTCGFVVDGDGRKMSKSVGNVISPIDIMNKLGADIIRLWVGTTDYSQDMTVSDEILARSSDTYRRLRNTFRFLLSNLDDFNAEDVVALNRLEELDRAELVRLADVLEEVTRHNDEWHFYSAQRAIADYAGELSSTYLDVLKDRLYAEAPNSPARRSAQTAISVLLSTLVRALAPVLAFTCDETWSFIPAWMTQGVESIHLTDWPVVDLTGVDVAAVRAKFAVLRTVRDAVTKALEDARNEKLVNKSQEAAIVVTCAPEVAHILEMSEPSMLEELFIVSHVEVKSDPSTEEIGVKVIAAQGEKCPRCWNYRPLGQVEGHSDVCTRCAHVLDEIGFSDSAGE from the coding sequence GTGGCGACGAATTATAAAAAATCGATGAACTTGCCGAAAACGGATTTTCCGATGCGTGCGAATCTTTCACAGCGCGAACCGGCGTGGATTCAGATGTGGGACGAGAAACGCATTCATGAAAAAGCGGTTGCGCGAAGGGCTGAGTGCCCATCGTTTATTTTGCACGACGGGCCCCCCTATGCAAACGGGCATATCCATATGGGAACCGCTTTCAACAAAATCATCAAAGATATAATTGTCAAATATAAAACGATGCGGGGATTTTATTCTCCGTATGTTCCCGGCTGGGACACGCACGGACAGCCCATCGAACATCAGGTGGAGAAGAATCTCGGCCCTGAGCGTATGGCGGAAATTTCGCGTGCGAAATTGCGCATGAAGTGTCGCGATTACGCGTTGAAGTTCGTCGATATCCAGCGCGGTGAATTCAAGCGTCTCGGCGTGCTCGGAGATTGGGACAACCCCTACCTCACGCTTAATCATGAGTATGAGGCGGGAAACGTCGAAGTTTTCAAGAAAATGTACCTCGACGGTTCGGTATATCGCGGTAGGAAAGCGGTGCACTGGTGCACGACCTGCAAAACCGCACTTGCCGAGGCCGAAATCGAGTATGCCGCCGACACTTCGACTTCCATTTATGTTGCCTATGAGCTCAACGGTCCGACGCCGTGGGATGCACAAGCAAACGGCGTCCCTGTGTCGATTCTGATTTGGACGACCACTGCATGGACATTGCCGGCAAACGGCTTCGTCACACTTAATCCCGAAGCCGCCTACGTCGCCGTGAAAGTCGAATCCCGGGTGCTCGTCGTGGCAGAAGAACTTCTTCCCAAGCTCGTCGAGGAACTCGGTTGGACCGACTATGAGGTGCTGAGCGAGACGAGAACCGGTACTGAACTTTCGGAGTTGACCTATAAACATCCCGTGCATGAAAGCCGTAGAGAAAACCGCATCATCACCGACCAGTACGTCGATATGTCGACGGGAACCGGCGCGGTGCACGGTGCCGGCGGACATGGTGCCGAGGACAACTTGCTTGCCGTAAAGTACGATTTGCCGATTTATATGCCCGTCGACGACGAAGGTTTCTTCGACGAAGGCGGCGGACCGTTCGAGGGTAACAAGGTACGACGCGATGACCACCTCATCATCGATTGGCTCGCCGAGCGCGGTACGCTTGTGGGCTCGAAGAAAATCACTCACAGCTATCCGCATTGTTGGCGGTGCAAAAACCCCGTCATCTTCCGCGCCACCGAACAGTGGTTCGTTTCCATGGACGGAACCGGCTTACGCAAGGCGGCGATTGATAATTTCGATTCGTTCACATGGATTCCCGCGTGGACGAGAAATCGCATGGGGGCGATGATATCCGACCGTCCCGACTGGTGCATTTCGCGTCAGCGTTCGTGGGGCGTTCCCATTCCCGTGCATCACTGCAAAGAGTGCGGAGAAATCGTGGCGACCGCCGAGACGTTCGACGCGATAATCGAACTTTTCAGCATCGAGGGCGCCGACGCGTGGTACACGAAAGATCCTACAGAATATTTGCCGGCAGGTACCGTCTGTAAGCACTGCGGATGCAGCGAACTCGTTCCTGAATCCGACATCGTCGATGTGTGGTGGGAGAGCGGTGTATCCCATATTTCGGTGCTCGAAAAACGCCCCGAGCTCCATCGCCCTGCAGAGCTGTATCTGGAGGGGAGCGACCAGCATCGCGGTTGGTTCCAGTCCTCGTACCTGACTTCGATGGGTTACGATGGAACTGCGCCCTTTAAAAACTTGCTGACCTGCGGCTTCGTGGTTGACGGTGATGGGCGAAAGATGTCCAAGTCGGTGGGTAACGTCATCTCACCGATCGATATCATGAACAAACTCGGAGCCGACATCATTCGTCTGTGGGTGGGGACGACCGACTACAGCCAAGATATGACCGTGTCGGATGAAATCTTGGCGCGCTCTTCGGATACGTATCGACGCTTGCGCAACACATTCCGCTTTCTGCTCTCCAACCTCGACGATTTCAACGCCGAGGATGTCGTTGCGCTCAATCGACTCGAGGAGCTCGATCGGGCGGAGCTCGTTCGTCTCGCCGATGTTCTCGAAGAGGTGACGCGTCATAACGACGAATGGCACTTTTATTCCGCACAACGTGCAATTGCGGATTATGCCGGTGAGCTGAGCTCGACCTATCTCGACGTGCTTAAGGATCGTCTGTATGCCGAGGCTCCGAATTCTCCCGCTCGCAGGAGCGCCCAAACGGCGATTTCGGTGCTTCTGTCCACGCTTGTCCGTGCGCTCGCCCCGGTTCTTGCCTTCACCTGCGATGAGACGTGGAGCTTCATTCCCGCATGGATGACGCAAGGCGTGGAGTCGATTCATCTGACCGATTGGCCCGTTGTGGACTTGACGGGCGTCGATGTCGCAGCCGTGCGCGCAAAGTTCGCTGTCCTGCGCACCGTGCGCGATGCGGTCACCAAGGCACTCGAGGACGCGAGAAATGAGAAATTGGTGAATAAGAGCCAGGAGGCGGCGATAGTCGTCACCTGTGCACCCGAGGTGGCGCACATCCTCGAGATGAGCGAGCCTTCGATGCTCGAAGAACTGTTCATCGTGTCACACGTCGAGGTGAAATCGGACCCGTCGACCGAGGAAATCGGTGTGAAAGTCATCGCGGCACAAGGCGAAAAATGCCCGCGCTGTTGGAACTACCGTCCGCTCGGTCAAGTCGAGGGTCATTCCGATGTGTGCACTCGTTGCGCGCACGTGCTTGATGAAATCGGTTTCTCCGACTCGGCAGGTGAGTAA
- a CDS encoding DUF167 domain-containing protein, whose amino-acid sequence MALLRVIAKPRSGKNALAGFTDTGLLSVKITAPPADGLANAALVKVLAKTLGVPKSTIRITRGQNASIKTFDFQTLTDSELAQKLEGYRKG is encoded by the coding sequence GTGGCGTTACTGAGAGTCATCGCAAAGCCCCGTTCCGGTAAAAATGCGCTTGCAGGTTTTACCGATACGGGGCTTTTGTCTGTGAAAATCACCGCCCCGCCGGCTGACGGACTCGCCAACGCGGCTCTAGTTAAAGTGCTGGCGAAAACGCTCGGCGTGCCGAAAAGTACGATACGTATCACGCGCGGTCAGAACGCGTCGATTAAGACGTTCGACTTTCAGACGCTCACCGATAGCGAGCTTGCCCAAAAGCTCGAGGGGTATCGCAAAGGATAG
- a CDS encoding DivIVA domain-containing protein produces MKITALAIHEKEFNHGLRGYREDDVDDFLDGIAAEVDRLTKENEALTDRFREAETKIAGLDSERNAINSALLIAQRSADELMLKAESDHTKIIKDGEKRASEIIHEALSQKRELLSELKRLKSEEERFRKGYIRLLEDSRASVEEVRLSDSVMAVLSQKEQSYASAVAKASSQPEQDDPEIEFEADFGFEQPELVEVEAVEVQEFDAAPQPEPAPVIPQHKPVQHYEAPAPVIPTSSPKPRTEGLIIGEVGADVPVDTRLVDPHEYTIPGGDRWGDREDDLDIEEID; encoded by the coding sequence ATGAAAATCACCGCACTCGCTATTCACGAAAAAGAATTCAATCATGGGTTGCGTGGTTATCGCGAGGATGACGTCGATGATTTTCTCGACGGTATCGCCGCGGAAGTCGATCGCCTGACGAAGGAGAATGAGGCGCTCACAGACCGTTTTCGTGAAGCTGAGACGAAAATCGCCGGACTCGACTCCGAGCGCAATGCCATAAACAGTGCTTTGTTGATTGCGCAACGTTCAGCCGACGAGCTCATGCTTAAAGCCGAGAGCGATCATACGAAAATCATCAAGGACGGCGAGAAGAGAGCCAGCGAGATCATTCATGAAGCTCTTTCACAAAAACGCGAACTTCTTTCTGAGTTGAAACGCCTGAAATCCGAAGAGGAGCGTTTCCGCAAAGGTTATATTCGCCTTCTCGAAGATTCCCGCGCTTCGGTCGAAGAAGTTCGACTTTCCGACTCGGTGATGGCGGTGCTTTCCCAAAAAGAACAGAGCTACGCTTCTGCCGTGGCGAAGGCGTCATCGCAACCCGAGCAAGACGATCCCGAAATCGAGTTCGAGGCTGACTTCGGTTTCGAGCAACCGGAATTGGTTGAGGTCGAAGCGGTCGAGGTCCAAGAGTTCGATGCAGCACCCCAGCCCGAACCTGCTCCCGTCATTCCTCAGCATAAACCCGTGCAACATTACGAAGCTCCCGCTCCTGTCATTCCCACCTCGTCGCCGAAACCTCGCACCGAGGGATTGATCATCGGTGAAGTCGGTGCGGATGTGCCTGTCGACACGCGGCTCGTCGACCCCCACGAATATACGATTCCCGGTGGGGATCGCTGGGGCGATCGCGAAGACGATCTCGATATCGAAGAAATCGATTAG
- a CDS encoding YggT family protein translates to MDLFRTLLAQALSLYATIVFVSVILTWFPAKGIVADIKASLALITEPFLSLFRRFIPPIGGMDFSPVIAIIVLQVLQRIVLTI, encoded by the coding sequence ATGGATTTGTTCAGAACCCTTCTTGCACAGGCGCTCAGTCTTTATGCCACCATCGTGTTCGTCAGCGTCATTTTGACATGGTTTCCGGCGAAGGGAATCGTTGCAGACATCAAGGCGAGCCTGGCGCTCATCACCGAGCCGTTCCTCTCCTTATTTCGTCGGTTTATCCCACCGATCGGGGGGATGGACTTTTCACCGGTAATAGCTATTATCGTTTTACAAGTCCTTCAAAGGATCGTTCTCACAATTTAG
- the proC gene encoding pyrroline-5-carboxylate reductase, with protein MSESDIEFPGRIVVVGAGKMGQAIITGILASGRVKPAEVLAVAPTKSHREALTELFGIETVSTAAELSAYDIGADDFVIMAVKPQIFFDVLSEVKAATKSPLLISIAVGISTDSIERVLGRRWPVVRVMPNTPSIVGRGMALVSAGKSASAAQEKLACELFTLFGKAVIIKENLQDAGAALSGSGPAYFALVIDALTRAGITQGLTRDLAQELSVQTMAGTAAMIEQNDIHPEVLIDMVTSPGGTTIQALNELEAAGLRSAFVDAVDAAVYRAYELNETDEDADDENGSGE; from the coding sequence ATGTCCGAGTCCGATATCGAATTTCCCGGTCGCATAGTCGTCGTCGGTGCAGGCAAGATGGGGCAGGCGATTATTACCGGCATTCTTGCTTCGGGTCGAGTCAAGCCCGCTGAGGTGCTCGCTGTCGCTCCGACGAAGTCACATCGTGAGGCTTTGACAGAACTTTTCGGTATCGAGACGGTTTCGACGGCGGCAGAGCTTTCCGCATATGACATCGGCGCCGATGATTTCGTGATTATGGCGGTGAAACCGCAGATATTTTTCGACGTGCTTTCGGAAGTGAAAGCCGCCACAAAAAGCCCGTTGCTTATCTCGATCGCCGTCGGAATATCGACCGATTCGATAGAACGGGTTCTCGGACGTCGTTGGCCCGTCGTTCGCGTGATGCCCAACACACCGTCGATTGTCGGACGGGGAATGGCTCTGGTTTCAGCTGGCAAGAGTGCTTCCGCCGCTCAAGAAAAGCTTGCGTGCGAACTTTTCACCCTCTTCGGCAAGGCGGTCATCATAAAAGAAAATCTTCAGGATGCCGGTGCTGCACTTTCCGGTTCGGGTCCCGCTTATTTCGCCTTGGTAATCGATGCGCTCACGCGCGCAGGCATCACGCAGGGGCTTACGCGCGATCTTGCACAAGAACTCAGCGTGCAGACCATGGCCGGTACGGCGGCCATGATTGAACAAAACGATATTCACCCCGAGGTGCTCATCGACATGGTCACGAGTCCCGGCGGAACGACCATACAAGCTTTGAACGAACTCGAAGCGGCCGGACTGCGCTCGGCTTTCGTCGATGCCGTCGATGCGGCCGTTTACCGCGCATACGAGTTAAACGAAACCGACGAAGACGCCGACGATGAGAACGGGAGCGGTGAGTAG
- a CDS encoding cell division protein SepF — protein sequence MGIFDRLKSTLGFGDELEEDEEEPVAEPAQRDDSFDIEERTYAYESPYGSGASSGSVRRRIRTPDLERAQAASGTSLRSVPTGKGGASITPMAPQMRIYNARPTNFEEVSDIADKFKSGTPVVLDLSQVPNDQQRRYIDFVSGLTYALDGAINKVTDAVFMLTPHNVEMSDADRKRYGSGSAFGAKRNF from the coding sequence ATGGGTATTTTTGATCGCTTGAAATCAACGCTCGGCTTCGGCGATGAGTTGGAAGAGGACGAAGAGGAACCCGTCGCAGAGCCTGCGCAACGAGACGACAGCTTCGATATCGAGGAACGTACGTATGCGTATGAGTCGCCGTACGGCTCAGGCGCGAGTTCGGGATCGGTACGTCGTCGTATCCGCACCCCCGATCTCGAGCGAGCACAAGCGGCGAGCGGTACGTCTCTGCGTTCGGTTCCCACCGGCAAAGGCGGAGCTTCGATAACACCGATGGCTCCTCAGATGCGCATTTACAATGCTCGACCGACCAACTTCGAAGAAGTATCGGATATCGCCGATAAATTCAAATCGGGGACACCCGTCGTCCTCGATTTGAGCCAGGTTCCCAATGATCAGCAACGTCGTTATATCGATTTCGTGTCCGGTCTGACATATGCTCTCGACGGGGCGATCAACAAAGTGACCGACGCGGTCTTCATGCTCACACCCCACAACGTCGAAATGTCGGATGCCGATCGGAAACGATACGGTTCGGGCAGTGCGTTCGGCGCCAAACGCAATTTCTAG
- a CDS encoding YggS family pyridoxal phosphate-dependent enzyme — protein sequence MNTLAMNFENVRSSLAKAQQRSGRMQEAVTLIAVSKTVSFETVLSAMETGQTVFGENRVPELENKLAHCPGAKFHLIGSLQTNKVKKVVGRVELIHSVDSIHLLAAIDKRAAELGIVQPVLLQINIAEEDSKHGFTARGMKDVCDAISGYENVLVNGLMTMAPHDDAETVRWVFRDLRILRDSLREYADAQGYCTIQLDELSMGMSNDYEVAIEEGATLVRVGTALFKDN from the coding sequence TTGAACACACTGGCGATGAACTTCGAGAACGTTCGTTCTTCCCTTGCAAAAGCGCAACAGCGTAGTGGGCGGATGCAGGAAGCGGTCACTTTGATAGCGGTATCAAAAACCGTCTCTTTTGAGACGGTTTTGTCTGCAATGGAGACAGGGCAAACGGTTTTCGGTGAAAATCGCGTTCCCGAACTCGAGAACAAACTTGCACACTGCCCGGGAGCGAAATTTCATTTAATCGGTTCTTTGCAGACCAATAAGGTGAAGAAGGTGGTAGGAAGAGTCGAGCTCATTCACTCGGTCGACTCGATTCATCTGCTTGCGGCCATCGATAAACGCGCAGCCGAACTCGGTATCGTGCAGCCTGTCTTGTTGCAGATAAATATCGCCGAGGAGGACTCGAAACACGGGTTTACCGCGCGTGGTATGAAGGATGTGTGCGATGCGATTTCAGGGTATGAAAACGTCTTGGTAAACGGTCTGATGACGATGGCTCCACATGATGATGCAGAAACCGTACGATGGGTGTTCAGAGATTTGCGGATTCTTCGTGATTCTTTACGTGAATACGCAGACGCACAGGGGTATTGCACGATACAATTAGATGAGCTCTCCATGGGGATGTCGAACGACTATGAAGTCGCCATCGAAGAGGGCGCCACTCTCGTGCGAGTGGGGACGGCATTATTCAAAGATAATTAA